From a single Candidatus Defluviilinea gracilis genomic region:
- the narH gene encoding nitrate reductase subunit beta: MKVRSQVSMVFHLDKCIGCHTCSIACKNIWTDRPGAEYMWWNNVETKPGVGFPTQWEDQEKYHGGWELDQKPKNPELKLKLQNRLQTFANLFSNPAMPTMDDYYEPWTYNYNDLFNSPLGPDQPTARPISRVDGNPIDIKAGPNWDDDLGGSNIYAVKDPLLADMNPEDRQRLFSIEQLFYFYMPRICNHCLNAACVGACPSGAIYKRAEDGVVLINQDKCRGWRMCVSACPYKKTYYNWSTGKSEKCILCYPRLETGQAPACFHSCVGRIRYLGVLLYDADQIPDALKVPDDQLVQRQREMILDPFDPKVVAAAKESGVPDGVIAAAQNSPVYRYVKEWELALPLHPEYRTLPMLFYVPPLLPVLNATQENGTQRVETDLFSSLEKARVPVRYMSRTLSAGNDELVIKAYRKMIAVRIYKRHETVGDVTEEEANAALEKAGMGAEEAEAIYRLTSIPTYQDRFVIPPYSREGDIEEVYDPQQRKAETGFGRRQAPQRGL, translated from the coding sequence ATGAAAGTACGATCACAAGTTTCAATGGTCTTCCATCTCGATAAATGTATCGGCTGTCACACGTGCAGTATCGCCTGCAAAAATATTTGGACAGACCGCCCAGGCGCGGAGTACATGTGGTGGAACAACGTCGAGACCAAACCTGGCGTTGGCTTCCCGACCCAATGGGAAGATCAGGAAAAATATCACGGCGGCTGGGAACTCGATCAAAAGCCCAAGAACCCCGAGTTGAAGTTAAAACTCCAGAACCGTTTGCAGACGTTTGCGAATTTATTCTCGAACCCCGCCATGCCCACCATGGACGATTACTACGAACCGTGGACGTACAACTACAACGACCTGTTCAACTCGCCGCTCGGTCCCGACCAGCCGACTGCGCGTCCCATCTCGCGTGTAGACGGCAACCCGATTGACATCAAGGCAGGTCCCAACTGGGATGACGACCTCGGCGGCTCGAACATCTACGCGGTGAAAGACCCGTTGCTGGCAGATATGAATCCCGAAGATCGCCAACGTCTATTTTCCATCGAACAACTTTTTTACTTCTACATGCCGCGCATCTGCAACCATTGTTTGAATGCGGCTTGCGTCGGCGCATGTCCATCGGGCGCAATTTACAAACGCGCCGAAGACGGCGTGGTGCTGATCAATCAGGATAAATGCCGCGGCTGGCGTATGTGCGTCTCTGCCTGCCCGTACAAGAAAACATACTACAACTGGTCAACGGGCAAATCGGAAAAATGTATCCTGTGCTACCCGCGCCTCGAAACGGGACAAGCCCCCGCCTGCTTCCATTCATGCGTTGGACGCATCCGCTATTTGGGCGTGCTTCTATATGATGCGGATCAAATCCCCGACGCGCTCAAAGTGCCAGACGACCAGCTCGTTCAGCGTCAGCGGGAGATGATCCTCGATCCGTTCGACCCGAAAGTTGTCGCGGCGGCGAAAGAAAGCGGCGTCCCCGACGGCGTGATCGCAGCGGCGCAAAATTCCCCCGTCTATCGCTACGTCAAAGAATGGGAGTTGGCTCTGCCCCTGCATCCCGAATATCGCACACTGCCGATGTTGTTCTATGTCCCGCCGCTTCTGCCCGTCCTCAATGCGACTCAGGAAAATGGAACGCAACGCGTCGAAACGGACTTGTTCTCCTCGCTGGAGAAAGCCCGCGTGCCAGTGCGTTACATGTCGCGCACGCTTTCGGCTGGCAACGATGAACTCGTCATCAAAGCCTATCGCAAGATGATCGCTGTCCGCATTTACAAGCGGCATGAGACCGTCGGCGATGTGACCGAAGAGGAAGCAAATGCGGCGCTGGAAAAAGCAGGCATGGGCGCGGAAGAAGCGGAGGCGATCTATCGCCTGACGTCCATCCCCACGTATCAAGATCGGTTCGTCATCCCGCCGTACAGCCGCGAAGGCGACATCGAAGAAGTGTACGATCCGCAACAACGCAAAGCAGAGACGGGCTTCGGCAGGCGGCAGGCTCCGCAGAGAGGGCTGTAG
- a CDS encoding molecular chaperone TorD family protein, with protein MYKDTTASLFDSFAALLEYPASDFGHEAGRCLDLMRTINPEAAESLQRFANFIEENSLQRMQELFTTTFDMQPVCYPYVGFHLYGESYKRGAFMAQLNEAYHGIGYSAEQELPDNLAVILRFIGFDSENRYSEFSQALLSDGVLPSLEKMLKVFGEGSENPYFGLLTALNLFVVESKFSTQLHCVETGDTICQANRTVA; from the coding sequence ATGTACAAAGATACAACCGCCTCGTTGTTCGACTCGTTCGCCGCGCTGTTGGAATATCCCGCTTCGGATTTTGGGCATGAGGCTGGACGATGTTTGGACTTGATGAGGACGATCAATCCCGAAGCCGCAGAGAGCTTGCAGAGGTTTGCCAACTTCATCGAGGAAAATTCTTTGCAACGGATGCAGGAGTTATTCACAACGACTTTCGATATGCAACCTGTTTGTTATCCGTATGTTGGGTTTCACTTGTACGGCGAGAGTTACAAACGCGGCGCGTTCATGGCGCAATTGAACGAAGCCTATCACGGCATTGGTTATTCGGCTGAACAGGAATTACCCGACAATCTTGCGGTGATCCTGCGCTTCATCGGTTTCGATTCGGAGAATCGTTACAGCGAGTTCTCGCAAGCCTTGCTCAGCGACGGCGTACTGCCCTCGTTGGAAAAAATGCTCAAGGTCTTTGGCGAGGGGTCGGAGAATCCATACTTCGGATTGCTCACTGCGCTGAATTTGTTTGTTGTCGAAAGCAAGTTCTCGACGCAGTTGCACTGCGTCGAGACAGGCGACACGATTTGCCAAGCAAATCGAACTGTCGCCTGA
- the narI gene encoding respiratory nitrate reductase subunit gamma encodes MTDILLFVVFPYVALAIGIVGTIYRYLTNQYSFTSLSSQFLENELQFWGSTLWHYGILPTTLIHIAGFTIPKVMAMAHGTPELLYLSELAGKILGIMALVGAGILLYRRLTSSKIRAITTPVDWVILSLLFAQVFFGLILAFVYRWGAAWFIFTATPWMDSLALFQPAPQFVTALPLAHKVHFLTGFLLFALMPFSRLVHIVTFPLSYAWRNFQLVIWTRRKVV; translated from the coding sequence ATGACTGATATTCTGCTCTTCGTCGTTTTCCCCTATGTGGCGCTCGCCATCGGAATCGTCGGCACGATCTATCGTTACCTGACGAATCAATATTCGTTCACCAGTTTGTCGTCGCAGTTCCTCGAAAACGAGTTGCAGTTCTGGGGCTCCACGCTCTGGCATTATGGCATTCTGCCGACCACGCTCATTCACATTGCGGGGTTTACCATCCCCAAAGTGATGGCGATGGCGCATGGCACGCCTGAATTGTTGTACCTCTCCGAGTTAGCTGGGAAAATTCTCGGCATCATGGCATTGGTCGGCGCGGGCATCCTGCTCTATCGGCGGCTGACCTCATCGAAGATCCGCGCCATCACCACGCCTGTGGATTGGGTCATTTTAAGTTTGTTGTTTGCGCAGGTGTTCTTCGGATTGATCCTTGCCTTTGTCTATCGCTGGGGCGCCGCCTGGTTTATTTTTACCGCCACACCCTGGATGGACTCGCTGGCGTTATTCCAGCCCGCGCCGCAATTCGTCACGGCGTTACCTTTGGCGCACAAAGTTCACTTCCTCACGGGCTTCCTGTTGTTCGCGCTTATGCCCTTCAGCCGATTGGTGCACATCGTAACCTTCCCGCTCTCGTATGCATGGCGGAATTTCCAACTGGTGATTTGGACGCGAAGAAAAGTTGTCTAG
- the ppc gene encoding phosphoenolpyruvate carboxylase: MDLSQNIHLLGDLLGKVISELESPAIFETEERIRALAKARRGGDAVAAEGLSKEVSALPSEGARVIASAFAAYFDLVNLAEENQRVRALRQREEASYPEPVPESVGEAVGILKESGVTREQMSALLEELSIELVLTAHPTEARRRTVLSKTERIAQLLHLLDDDSISARERDESVKSLHAEIATLWLTDRARADTLTVTDEARTGLYYVDAYLWNSIPKLYDDLDHAIEKYYAGLKVPRAWLRLASWIGGDRDGNPFVTSEVTAETLRLHRGLAVENHRRMFQDLGRRLSVSSNRIPPPPALLEWIERQRPFPPHVAYIEQRYATEPYRLILALLADDLAEASHEDMKAHLLGQYSHRARMDAGRLLEPLELIASALPSHIARDELKTALQKIKVFGLHTARLDIREDSSRLNAALSEILRALNLESDFERLPSKEREILLIRLLNDPIPNLSNRPGVTAATAETWSFFQLIGRTGEVYGDALLGPIVISMTHSAADVFTALLLAKWAGCKTIPQIVPLFESIQDLQDAASILELLFTSKVYRAHLKSRGDEQMVMIGYSDSNKDGGYLMANWSLYRAQEEITRAAKKHGVKLTIFHGRGGTIARGGGPANHAIRAQPAGSINGRFRVTEQGEIIASRYANPDLAHRHLEQIANAVLLASAPQKEEAIPAQWRNALDDMSKTAKRAYRALVYETGGFIEFWESATPLDEIKRLQIGSRPASRAKLGAVNQIRAIPWVFSWMQSRFNLPSWYSLGAGLASIKEMGLLKEMYDGWAFFRTLLNNSEMSLLKADMDISALYVSLVPDKKLAHEVFDSIRAEYERTRETVLAVSGHGALLEAEPVTQQAIQLRNPYVDPLNYIQVETLRRLRALSDQDGEEAKSLREVMALTINGIAAGLRNTG, translated from the coding sequence ATGGACCTTTCGCAAAATATTCATCTGTTGGGAGATTTGCTCGGTAAGGTGATCTCCGAGCTTGAGTCGCCCGCGATCTTCGAGACCGAAGAGCGCATCCGCGCGCTGGCGAAGGCGCGGCGAGGCGGAGATGCCGTTGCGGCGGAGGGGCTGTCGAAAGAGGTCTCTGCCCTGCCGAGCGAAGGCGCGCGCGTGATCGCCTCCGCGTTTGCCGCGTATTTCGACCTTGTGAATCTCGCCGAGGAGAATCAGCGCGTGCGGGCGCTTCGTCAGCGTGAAGAGGCTTCCTATCCCGAACCAGTTCCGGAGTCGGTGGGTGAAGCGGTGGGCATCCTGAAAGAAAGTGGAGTGACGCGCGAGCAGATGTCCGCTTTGCTTGAGGAGTTATCCATCGAGTTGGTGTTGACGGCGCACCCGACCGAGGCGCGTCGCCGCACGGTGCTCTCGAAGACGGAGCGGATCGCGCAACTCCTTCATTTGCTCGATGATGATTCGATCTCCGCGCGCGAGCGGGACGAATCTGTGAAATCGCTTCACGCCGAGATTGCGACGTTGTGGCTCACCGATCGCGCCCGCGCCGATACGTTGACCGTGACCGACGAGGCGCGCACGGGCTTGTATTATGTGGACGCGTATTTATGGAATTCGATTCCAAAATTGTACGACGATCTCGACCATGCGATTGAGAAATATTATGCGGGTTTGAAGGTTCCGCGCGCGTGGCTGAGGCTGGCTTCGTGGATCGGCGGCGACCGGGATGGGAATCCGTTTGTCACTTCCGAAGTGACGGCAGAGACGTTGCGCTTGCATCGCGGGTTGGCGGTGGAAAATCATCGCCGCATGTTTCAGGATTTGGGACGCCGCTTGAGCGTGAGTTCGAATCGTATTCCGCCGCCGCCCGCATTATTGGAATGGATCGAACGGCAGAGACCGTTCCCTCCGCATGTGGCGTATATCGAACAGCGTTATGCTACCGAGCCGTATCGTCTTATTCTCGCGTTGTTGGCGGACGATCTCGCGGAAGCCTCGCATGAAGATATGAAGGCGCATCTGCTCGGGCAGTATTCGCATCGCGCGCGCATGGATGCGGGTCGCCTGCTCGAGCCGCTGGAATTGATCGCCTCCGCGCTCCCTTCCCATATTGCTCGCGATGAATTGAAAACGGCGCTGCAAAAAATAAAGGTCTTTGGTTTGCATACCGCGCGGCTCGACATCCGCGAAGACTCGAGTCGTTTGAACGCCGCGCTGAGCGAAATTTTGCGCGCATTGAATCTCGAAAGCGATTTCGAGCGTCTTCCGTCGAAGGAGCGCGAGATTCTGCTCATTCGACTCTTGAACGACCCGATCCCGAATCTTTCGAATCGACCGGGCGTCACTGCCGCCACTGCGGAGACCTGGTCGTTCTTTCAGCTGATCGGGCGGACGGGCGAGGTGTACGGGGACGCGTTGCTCGGTCCCATCGTCATTTCGATGACGCATTCGGCGGCGGACGTGTTCACCGCGCTTCTGCTTGCAAAATGGGCGGGATGTAAAACGATCCCGCAGATCGTCCCGCTGTTCGAATCGATTCAAGACCTTCAAGACGCTGCGAGTATTCTGGAACTTCTTTTTACTTCGAAGGTCTATCGAGCGCATTTGAAATCTCGTGGCGACGAACAGATGGTGATGATCGGTTATTCCGACAGCAACAAAGACGGCGGCTACCTGATGGCGAATTGGTCGTTGTATCGAGCGCAGGAGGAAATCACGCGCGCCGCGAAGAAACACGGAGTAAAACTCACCATCTTTCACGGTCGCGGCGGGACGATTGCGCGCGGCGGCGGACCCGCGAACCATGCCATCCGCGCCCAGCCTGCGGGGAGCATCAACGGGCGTTTTCGAGTCACGGAACAGGGCGAGATCATCGCCTCGCGTTACGCCAACCCCGATCTGGCGCATCGTCATCTTGAGCAGATCGCGAACGCGGTCCTCCTTGCTTCAGCGCCGCAAAAAGAAGAAGCGATCCCAGCGCAATGGCGGAACGCGCTCGATGACATGTCGAAGACCGCGAAGCGCGCGTATCGCGCCCTGGTGTATGAAACGGGTGGCTTCATTGAATTTTGGGAATCGGCAACGCCGCTCGACGAGATCAAACGATTGCAGATCGGTTCGCGTCCCGCATCGCGGGCGAAGTTGGGCGCGGTCAATCAGATCCGCGCGATTCCGTGGGTGTTCTCGTGGATGCAGAGCCGCTTTAACTTGCCGAGCTGGTACAGCCTCGGCGCGGGACTTGCTTCCATCAAGGAGATGGGCTTGCTCAAAGAAATGTACGATGGCTGGGCGTTTTTCCGCACCCTGCTCAATAATTCAGAGATGTCTCTGCTCAAAGCCGATATGGATATTTCCGCTTTGTATGTGAGTCTTGTGCCTGATAAGAAATTGGCGCATGAAGTCTTCGATTCTATTCGCGCGGAGTATGAGCGGACGCGCGAGACGGTCCTTGCCGTCAGCGGGCATGGCGCTCTGCTCGAGGCGGAACCCGTCACTCAGCAAGCCATTCAACTCCGCAACCCTTATGTGGATCCGTTGAACTACATCCAAGTGGAAACTCTGCGCCGCTTGCGGGCTTTGTCCGATCAGGATGGCGAAGAGGCAAAGTCACTGCGAGAGGTGATGGCGTTGACCATCAACGGGATTGCGGCGGGGTTGAGGAATACGGGGTAA
- a CDS encoding multidrug efflux SMR transporter: MQTFIILFFAILSEVIGTVALKLSNGFTKPIPSVVVVIGYGASFYLLSLALKAMPIGVAYAIWSGVGLILTVIAGMVIWRETLDWARVVGIVLIIAGIVFINAISKSPAH; this comes from the coding sequence ATGCAAACTTTCATCATCCTCTTTTTTGCCATTCTCTCCGAGGTGATCGGCACAGTTGCCCTAAAACTCTCGAACGGATTCACCAAACCCATCCCCAGCGTTGTGGTTGTGATCGGTTATGGCGCGTCTTTCTATCTGCTGTCGCTGGCATTGAAAGCGATGCCCATCGGGGTGGCGTATGCGATCTGGTCTGGCGTGGGGCTGATTCTCACCGTCATTGCAGGGATGGTCATCTGGCGCGAAACTCTGGATTGGGCGCGAGTGGTCGGGATCGTCCTGATCATTGCAGGTATCGTTTTCATCAACGCGATTTCCAAATCTCCCGCGCATTGA
- a CDS encoding haloacid dehalogenase-like hydrolase — MIVISDMMGTLTTGSPFLGLVDWVKHNQSKWRARFYMARVMPAYVLAKNGLIDWQEWGQKLMIESLAYIKNADEATLARASEWTVEHNLWKKRREDVVARLVKHREDGAQVYIASSSVEPFIAPFAKRIGANVIGTPVKIVNGRVMLAGELVASQNKIQQVLSRLDIQRVDFAYGDTEQDIPLLEHADHPVAVYPDKNLKQVALQRGWEIIGDTPKYG; from the coding sequence ATGATCGTCATTTCAGACATGATGGGAACATTGACCACAGGCTCGCCGTTTTTGGGTCTGGTGGATTGGGTGAAACATAACCAAAGCAAATGGCGCGCGCGGTTTTACATGGCGCGAGTGATGCCAGCCTACGTGCTTGCAAAAAATGGGTTGATCGATTGGCAGGAGTGGGGACAAAAATTGATGATCGAGAGTCTCGCGTACATCAAAAATGCCGATGAAGCAACACTCGCGCGCGCCTCGGAATGGACTGTGGAACACAACTTATGGAAGAAACGCCGCGAAGATGTGGTGGCGCGATTGGTCAAGCATCGTGAAGATGGCGCGCAAGTGTACATCGCCAGCAGTTCTGTGGAGCCGTTCATCGCTCCATTCGCAAAACGGATCGGCGCAAATGTGATCGGCACGCCTGTAAAAATTGTCAATGGACGGGTGATGTTAGCGGGAGAATTGGTCGCCAGCCAGAATAAGATTCAACAAGTGTTGTCCCGTCTCGACATACAGCGCGTGGACTTTGCCTACGGCGACACCGAACAGGATATTCCCCTGCTCGAACATGCCGATCATCCTGTGGCGGTGTACCCCGATAAAAATTTGAAACAAGTCGCTTTGCAACGAGGGTGGGAAATTATCGGAGATACGCCAAAGTATGGATGA
- the rsmI gene encoding 16S rRNA (cytidine(1402)-2'-O)-methyltransferase — MGTLYLVATPIGNLEDMSPRAIRILHEASLIAAEDTRHTGNLLKHFEIQTPLTSYFEHNKLSKLDFILAKLSSGDVALVSDAGTPAINDPGYELVRAALASGFDVRPVPGPSAPVAALSVSGLPTDSFLYLGYLPHKKTERRKFIGQIANLSYTLIFLESPHRIIEALEDLLASLGDRRICVAREMTKMFEEYWRGTLSGAVEYFKSKEARGEFTLVIEGEKKEERGKWKVEDLQAAIEKESRGGKSAKALSAELSERSGWSKKDVYRLVSQKGISDES; from the coding sequence ATGGGCACGCTCTATCTCGTCGCCACACCCATCGGTAACCTTGAGGATATGTCGCCGCGCGCGATTCGCATTTTGCATGAGGCGAGTCTCATCGCGGCGGAGGACACGCGCCACACGGGGAACTTGCTCAAGCATTTCGAGATTCAAACGCCGCTCACGAGTTATTTCGAACACAACAAACTCAGTAAACTGGATTTTATCCTCGCCAAACTTTCAAGCGGGGATGTCGCCCTCGTGTCGGATGCGGGGACTCCCGCGATCAACGACCCTGGCTACGAACTCGTCCGCGCCGCGCTCGCTTCAGGCTTCGACGTTCGACCTGTCCCTGGTCCCTCAGCCCCTGTCGCCGCGTTGAGCGTTTCTGGCTTGCCCACAGACTCGTTCCTCTATCTCGGTTATCTACCCCACAAGAAAACAGAACGCCGTAAATTCATAGGACAAATTGCCAACCTGTCCTACACACTGATCTTCCTCGAATCTCCGCATCGGATCATTGAAGCGCTCGAAGATTTGCTCGCATCCCTCGGCGACCGCCGCATCTGCGTGGCGCGCGAGATGACCAAGATGTTCGAGGAATATTGGCGCGGGACTCTCAGCGGGGCGGTGGAGTATTTCAAATCAAAAGAAGCGAGGGGAGAGTTTACGTTGGTGATCGAAGGAGAGAAGAAAGAAGAAAGAGGAAAGTGGAAAGTGGAGGACTTGCAAGCGGCGATTGAAAAAGAATCAAGGGGCGGGAAATCTGCGAAGGCGCTATCAGCCGAACTGTCGGAGAGAAGCGGTTGGAGTAAAAAGGATGTGTACCGTCTCGTGAGTCAAAAAGGAATCAGCGATGAGTCTTGA
- a CDS encoding peptidase S10: MAEEKKPEEKKEVKAVDNLVTSKHSIKIGGKTIKYTVTTGTMVMKEETADREKEAEGEKPRAQVFFVAYTKDGVGDTAKRPLTFSFNGGPGSSSVWLHLGVLGPRRVLLKDDGDLPKPPYQLKDNEYSILDETDLVFIDPMNTGYTRPVEGVAPKQWHGFKKDIELVGDFIRLYTTRYNRWLSPKFLIGESYGTTRASGLSGYLQERHGMYLNGLMLVSVVLDFTTIDFNLNNDLPFIMFLPGYTATAWYHDALKPHRPLQDWLKEAEEFALGDYAQALLKGDSLIKEERAEIVKRLSYFTGISEQFIERSNLRINDQHYFKELLRERGLTVGRLDSRLIGRDRLGVTEHAEYDPLLTNIMGPYTAAFYDYIRRELKFESDLPYEILSGFVHPWSYKEFENAYVNVGETLRAAMTYNPYLKVYVANGYYDLGTPYFATEYTFNHLGLDESLRGNVTMGYYEAGHMMYIHIPSLKQMKKDLAAFIKDSA, from the coding sequence ATGGCAGAAGAAAAGAAACCCGAAGAGAAAAAAGAAGTCAAAGCCGTAGACAATCTTGTCACCTCGAAACATTCGATCAAGATCGGCGGCAAGACCATCAAGTACACCGTCACAACGGGGACGATGGTGATGAAAGAGGAAACAGCCGACCGCGAGAAAGAAGCGGAGGGCGAGAAGCCGCGCGCGCAGGTCTTCTTCGTCGCGTACACCAAAGACGGAGTCGGCGACACGGCGAAGCGTCCGCTCACGTTTTCGTTCAACGGCGGACCCGGGTCGTCGTCCGTGTGGCTTCATCTCGGCGTGTTGGGTCCACGCCGCGTGTTGTTGAAGGACGATGGCGATCTGCCGAAGCCGCCGTATCAATTGAAGGATAATGAATATTCGATCCTCGATGAGACCGATCTCGTTTTCATTGACCCGATGAACACAGGCTACACGCGCCCTGTGGAAGGCGTTGCGCCGAAGCAATGGCATGGCTTCAAAAAAGATATTGAACTGGTCGGTGATTTTATCCGCTTGTACACCACGCGCTACAACCGCTGGCTCTCGCCAAAGTTTTTGATCGGCGAATCGTACGGCACGACTCGCGCATCGGGTCTATCAGGATATTTGCAAGAACGGCATGGCATGTACTTGAACGGGCTCATGCTCGTCTCTGTCGTGTTGGATTTCACTACGATTGATTTCAACTTGAACAATGACCTGCCGTTCATCATGTTCCTGCCTGGCTACACCGCCACTGCGTGGTATCACGACGCGCTCAAACCGCATCGCCCGTTACAGGACTGGTTGAAAGAAGCCGAAGAGTTCGCGCTCGGCGATTATGCACAAGCATTGCTTAAAGGCGATTCGCTCATCAAAGAAGAACGCGCCGAGATCGTGAAGCGTCTTTCCTATTTCACGGGCATCTCGGAGCAATTCATCGAACGTTCGAATCTGCGTATCAACGATCAGCATTATTTCAAAGAACTCCTGCGCGAACGCGGTCTCACCGTCGGTCGGCTCGACTCGCGTTTGATCGGGCGCGACAGGCTCGGCGTCACCGAACATGCCGAGTACGATCCGTTGCTCACGAACATCATGGGTCCGTACACTGCCGCGTTCTACGATTACATCCGCCGCGAGTTGAAATTTGAATCCGATCTGCCGTACGAAATTTTGAGCGGCTTCGTGCATCCGTGGTCGTATAAAGAATTTGAGAACGCCTATGTCAACGTCGGCGAAACGTTGCGCGCCGCGATGACGTACAACCCGTATCTCAAAGTCTACGTGGCGAATGGGTATTACGATCTCGGCACGCCTTACTTCGCAACCGAATACACGTTCAATCATCTCGGTCTCGACGAGTCGCTGCGCGGCAATGTGACGATGGGTTACTACGAAGCGGGTCACATGATGTACATTCACATCCCCTCGCTCAAGCAGATGAAAAAAGATCTGGCGGCATTCATCAAGGATTCTGCATAA
- a CDS encoding bifunctional phosphoglucose/phosphomannose isomerase, with protein sequence MNLDDLERFKQLDTLNMLGEIDNLPDQLAFAYQLGMKHDLPDWKNFRQVVIAGMGGSAIGADLLAAYCASLAPLPVSVHRDYSLPVHARGEESLVICSSHSGNTEETLDAFESARKAECRIVVVCTGGELAKRAKENNIPIWTFDHAGQPRAAVGFSFGLLLAMFQRLGFLSDQSKEMQDAVASMKRTQQHLKADVPAVKNPAKRYAGQLMGRWVTFMGSGLLSVVARRWKGQINEVAKAGANFEFIPEADHNTLAGTMNPQETLNAHTMTLFLRAPSDHPRNRLRSDLTRKAFMLEGMNTDYIDARGETPLAHMWTSILFGDYMAYYLAMGYGVDPTPIQALVEFKEAMKEAK encoded by the coding sequence ATGAATCTCGACGACCTCGAACGCTTCAAACAACTCGACACCCTCAACATGCTCGGCGAGATTGACAACCTCCCCGATCAACTCGCCTTTGCGTATCAACTCGGCATGAAGCACGATCTGCCCGACTGGAAAAATTTTCGACAGGTCGTCATCGCAGGCATGGGCGGATCCGCCATCGGCGCGGACTTGCTCGCCGCGTACTGCGCTTCTCTCGCCCCTCTGCCTGTCTCAGTCCATCGAGATTACTCACTCCCCGTCCACGCGCGCGGCGAGGAGTCCCTCGTGATATGCTCGTCGCACTCAGGCAACACCGAAGAGACGCTTGACGCCTTCGAGTCAGCCCGAAAAGCGGAATGTCGAATCGTTGTGGTTTGCACAGGCGGTGAATTAGCGAAACGCGCGAAAGAAAATAACATCCCGATCTGGACGTTCGATCACGCAGGTCAGCCGCGTGCCGCGGTAGGATTCTCGTTTGGTTTGTTGCTCGCCATGTTCCAGCGACTCGGCTTCCTCTCCGATCAATCGAAGGAGATGCAAGACGCGGTCGCGTCCATGAAGCGGACTCAACAGCATCTCAAAGCCGATGTCCCTGCGGTGAAGAATCCCGCCAAGCGCTATGCGGGTCAATTGATGGGGAGGTGGGTGACGTTCATGGGCTCGGGTTTGCTCAGCGTGGTTGCGCGTCGTTGGAAGGGACAGATCAACGAAGTGGCGAAAGCGGGCGCGAACTTCGAGTTCATCCCTGAAGCCGATCACAACACGCTGGCTGGGACGATGAATCCGCAAGAGACACTCAACGCGCACACGATGACCCTCTTCTTGCGCGCGCCCTCCGACCATCCGCGTAATCGTCTGCGCTCAGACCTCACCCGCAAAGCCTTCATGCTCGAAGGCATGAACACCGATTACATCGACGCGCGCGGCGAAACTCCCCTCGCCCACATGTGGACGTCCATTTTGTTCGGCGATTACATGGCATATTATTTAGCGATGGGCTACGGCGTTGACCCCACTCCGATTCAGGCGTTGGTTGAGTTCAAAGAAGCGATGAAAGAAGCGAAGTAA
- a CDS encoding type II toxin-antitoxin system VapC family toxin translates to MNVVDSSGWLEYFAEGKNAIFFSRAIQSVEELIVPTVCIYEVFRRMLVLRGKEDALQAVGVMSFGKIVELDRQTALNAANLANDTKLAMADSIILATARANDAILWTQDEHFKDLDGVKYIEKK, encoded by the coding sequence ATGAATGTTGTTGATTCATCGGGCTGGCTGGAATATTTTGCCGAGGGGAAAAATGCGATTTTTTTCTCGCGCGCCATCCAGAGCGTCGAGGAATTAATTGTTCCGACCGTTTGCATCTATGAAGTCTTTAGAAGAATGCTTGTGCTTCGAGGAAAAGAAGATGCCTTGCAGGCAGTCGGTGTAATGTCATTTGGAAAAATAGTCGAACTAGACCGCCAAACCGCATTGAACGCGGCCAATCTCGCCAATGACACCAAGCTCGCGATGGCTGACAGCATCATCCTTGCAACTGCCCGCGCAAACGACGCAATCCTTTGGACGCAGGACGAACACTTCAAGGATTTAGACGGCGTCAAATATATCGAGAAGAAATGA
- a CDS encoding AbrB/MazE/SpoVT family DNA-binding domain-containing protein has translation MEAVTISSKYQVVIPREVRNQFGLKPGQKIMFIPYNKILHVVIVPSIKQARGMFKGIDTDVMREETDEER, from the coding sequence ATGGAAGCAGTAACGATTTCCTCAAAATACCAAGTCGTCATTCCTCGAGAAGTGCGGAATCAATTTGGTTTAAAACCTGGGCAGAAAATCATGTTTATCCCCTATAACAAAATCCTTCATGTTGTTATCGTTCCTTCCATCAAACAAGCGCGAGGGATGTTCAAGGGCATTGACACAGATGTGATGCGGGAAGAAACCGATGAGGAAAGATAA